CTCTTTAAAATATTTGTAACTATTCTATGGGATTGGGGAAGTCCGTGCCAAGGGATTTGATTCGACATTCCGGGGCGATCGCAGTAGGATGACTATTAAGAAAAATTGCGTAATATCAACAAAGTTGTATCCCTTCGACAGCAAATTCTGTGGCTAATTCTTCCGAGCTTTCCGTCCCAAACTTTTCGAAGCTCCTCTTCGTGACGATGCTGACATTGGCGATCGCTGCCCTGGGGATGTTTGGTGCTTACAATTCCCAAGCCAGTGATCCCTATGTCCAACAGGTCTTGAGTCTACGGGGTGATGATTTACGCGGTAGTGCAATTTTTCAGATTAATTGTGCTGGCTGCCACGGCGTGAGTGCCAGTGGCAATGTTGGCCCAGATCTGCGCTCAGTGGCCCAACGCAAATCCGATGTACGTTTAATCCAACAGGTAATCAGTGGTAAAACTCCACCCATGCCCAAGTTCCAGCCAGCACCCCAAGATATGGCTGACCTATTGAGTTATCTTCGTACCCTCTAGCCTTGATTTTGGGAATTATCTCCCTTTCCCTACTATTTTTATCTGTTGTGTTGCCATGGCTCGCTCAATTCTCCTTGGTTTATTGTGGTTTGGGTTTGTTCTCTATGCTTTTTGGGGAGCGCCGCCGAATCAACCGGATACCCTGGCGCTGATCCTCGCCTTGTCCCAGGGGAATTGGGATGGGCTTAATCCACTCGTCATTGCGCTGTTTAATGCCATGGGAATCTTACCCGTGATGTATGGGGCCTTGCTGTTTTTAGATGGTCGGGGCCAAAAATTACCCGCCTGGGCCTTCGCCGCAGGGAGCTTTTTCCTCGGTGCTTTTGCGTTATTGCCCTACCTGGCTTTACGGCGGGACAATCCTACTTTTGTGGGTCAAAAAAATATTTGGCTCCGCTGGCAAGATTCGCGGCTGTTGGGTTTATTTTGCCTAATTGCTCTGGTGGTGTTGTTTATCTATGGTTTAGGCCAGGGTGATTGGTCTGACTATGGGGCTAAATTTGCCAATGATCGCTTCATTCAGGTCATGAGCTTAGATTTTTGTTTACTGTCGCTGCTGTTTCCGATCTTGCTGGGGGATGATTTTGACCGCCGGGGTTTGACAGAGAAAAAAGGGTGGCTCTGGGCGATCGCCTTCACTCCCCCTTTTGGGGCCGCCTTGTATTTAGCCCTACGCCCTCCCACTCTGACAGCCTCCGGCAATGTTACTGTGGCATCCATGCCCACGGCAGATCGGGGGAACTGATGGAAGCACTTGTGATCGGGGCTAGTCGCGGCATTGGCCTTGCTTTTATCCGGCAATATTTAGGGATGATCCATTGTCAGCGGGTCTACGGCACCTACCGCCACCTGTCAGCGGAATTAAAGCTGCTCCAGGCTGAATATCCAGAACGCTTGGTTTTACTGCCCGTAGATGTGACCCAAGAAGATCAAATTATCCAGGCGATCGCCACCCTTAAGGGCCAAGCGCAGCGGCTCGATGAAGTCATTTATTGTGTCGGTCTACTCCACCAGCAGACTCTTCAACCAGAAAAAAGCCTCCGTCACATTCACCCTGAGAATTTACTGACCTACTTTCAAATCAATGCCATTGGTGCGGTGCTCTGGGCCAAGCATTTAGCGCCCCTCCTGCGCCACGGCGATCGCGCTGTGTTTGCCGCCATCTCTGCTAAGGTCGGGAGCATTGAAGATAACCGTTTGGGGGGCTGGTATGGTTATCGCGCCTCAAAAGCTGCCCTAAATATGTTCCTAAAAAATATTGCGATCGAATGGAAACGCACCATGTCCCAGGCGATCGTGGTGGCTCTCCACCCGGGCACGACTGACACCGAGTTATCCCAACCCTTTCAAAAAAATGTCCCCCCCGAAAAGCTTTTTACGCCAGAACGTACTGCGAATCAGCTGCGCCTCGTGCTCGATCGCCTGACGGATCAAGACAGTGGCCAGTTTTTGAGTTGGGATGGAACTCCCTTGCCCTGGTAGCAAGCCTGATGTCAAGGTGTTTACCTCCAAAAAGTCAGCTCTAGGCAGACCCATTTACCCGCTTCGGGCAAGGTCAAAGATTTCAGAACGGCGGCCTGTAATTTTGGCCGTGAGTCATCCAGGCGATCGCCTAGGGGAAAGCCCCTCCTAGGAACCATAATGTGCTTCATCGGCAATGGGGTTCGAGTATATTGGAGATGGCCCCTGGGAGCCAATTCTGTCACCGCAGCCTTAAAACCCATGGGCGCTATCTACAAAAACGATAAACTTACTGCTCTTGAGATTGATCCTGGCCTGATTACTGGGAGTAGAGTTGTCATCACAGGAACAATTAAATCCATGACATTTGACACCCTCGGTCTTTCGGCCGCACTATTGCGCGCTGTTGCCGACGAAAACTACAGTGCTGCAACCCCGATTCAACAGCAGGCGATCCCACCCATCTTGCAAGGAAAAGACATTCTCGCCAGCGCCCAGACCGGTACAGGAAAAACAGCCAGTTTTACACTCCCTCTACTCCAACTTCTGAGTGAAAATACTGCGCGAAAAGGACAACGATCGCCTAGGGCATTAATCCTCACCCCGACCCGTGAACTGGCCATCCAGGTGAGTGAAAGCGTTAACACCTACGGTAAATATTTGTCGCTGAAGACGGTGGTCGTCTTTGGGGGCGTCAATATCAATCGGCAAATCAAAGGTTTAGAACAGGGTGCAGATATTGTGGTGGCCACACCGGGGCGATTACTGGACCATGTGGCCCAAAAAACAGTCGATCTCTCCCGCATTGAGATTTTGGTCTTGGACGAATGCGATCGCATGTTAGATATGGGCTTTATCCGCGATATTCGCAAAATTTTGGCGAGAATCCCAGAAAATCGCCAGACATTGCTCTTTTCAGCCACATTTTCCACTGAAATTCAAAAACTAGCAAAAACATTACTCAAAAATCCAGTACAGGTTGAAGTGGCTCCCCGCAATACCGCCGCTGAACAGGTGGAGCAGGTGGTGCATCCCGTCGATCGCGATCGCAAACGGGAATTATTGTCCTATCTCATTGGCTTTAACAATTGGCGACAGGTTTTAGTATTTACCCGCACCAAACATGGGGCGAACCGCCTGGCGGAACAATTGGCCCAGGATGGCCTAAAAACAGCAGCAATTCACGGCAATAAAAGTCAGGCCGCCCGCAGCCGCGCCTTAAACGAATTTAAACAGGGTAAGGTTCGCGTGTTGGTGGCGACAGACGTGGCCTCCCGGGGTTTGGATATTGACCAGTTGCCCCATGTGGTGAACTTTGAGCTACCCAATGTACCAGAAGATTATGTCCATCGCATCGGCCGCACAGGGCGGGCGGGCAATGAAGGCCGGGCGATTTCGCTGGTATCCCACGATGAACATCCCCTCCTAAAAGATATTGAAAAGCTGCTGAAGCGCAAACTCGACAAAGACATCATTGCTGGTTACGAGCCAAACCCTGTAACCCCCGGAGAATCAAGCAAAACATCCCAGGGGAACCCCAGACAAAGCCGGGTTGCTCGAAATCAACCAGGCCCCAAAAACCGTTCTAGCACGAGTAGAAAACCACGCTCTTCTACCACTAGCAAACACAAACGCCGGGGACCAGGTTAGAGACATCGGCCTTGAAGCTGATCGCGAATATTGATGCTCCGGCCCGCCCATCTCCCTAGTAAATCCAAGTCAAAACCATCGATCTCCTTCCCATCAGATTCATAGCGCAAGAAAAGCTCAGGAATGATAGGATGTCAGTTGCTGCGATAGGTTTTAGAACGATTTCATATGGCGGAAACTTTACTTTTTAATGCCCTGCGTCAGGCGATCGATGAAGAAATGGCCCGGGACGAAACGGTCTTTGTGATGGGCGAAGACGTCGGTCATTACGGCGGTTCCTATAAGGTTACGAAGGATTTAGCCAAGAAATATGGCGATCTGCGCGTTCTGGATACTCCCATCGCAGAAAACAGCTTTACCGGGATGGCTGTTGGGGCCGCGATGACAGGCCTGCGGCCGATCATCGAAGGGATGAACATGGGCTTTTTGCTGTTGGCCTTTAACCAAATTTCAAACAATGCCGGGATGTTGCGCTACACGTCCGGTGGTAATTTTACGATTCCGATGGTGATCCGGGGCCCCGGCGGGGTTGGGCGTCAGTTGGGTGCCGAACACTCCCAACGCCTCGAAGCCTATTTCCAAGCGGTGCCTGGCCTAAAAATTGTCGCCTGTTCCACCCCCTACAATGCCAAGGGTTTATTGAAAGCCGCAATCCGCGACGAAAACCCTGTCCTGTTTTTTGAACATGTATTGCTCTACAACCTCAAGGAAAACCTACCTGATGGGGAATATGTCCTGCCCCTCGATAAGGCAGAACTGGTCCGGGAAGGGAAAGACGTCACGATCTTGACCTACTCCCGGATGCGTCACCACTGTACCCAGGCGATCAAAACCCTTGAAAAACAGGGTATTGATCCAGAGCTAATCGATTTGATCTCCCTCAAGCCCATTGATATGGAGACGATCGCCAAATCTGTGAAAAAGACCCACCGGGTGATTATCGTCGAAGAATGTATGAAAACGGCAGGGATTGCCGCTGAGGTGATGTCTTTGATCAACGAGCAACTGTTCGATGAGCTAGATGCCCCTGTACTGCGCCTGTCTTCCCAGGATATCCCCACCCCCTATAACGGTACCCTGGAGCGCCTGACTATCATCCAACCCGATAATATCGTCGAAGCCGTGCAGAATATGCTCGCCCTTAACGTCTAAGCAATTCGCTCTGGTTTATCCCCCTCAGATCCATTATGCAAAAACAACGGTTCATCATAGTTGCGATTCTTTTTCTGGTGGCGATCGCCATCACGATTTTGACGACCCTCCCCCTCCAGCTGGGCCTCGATCTCCGGGGGGGTGCCCAGTTGACGATCCAAGTGCAACCAAACGCCGAGGGAGTCGTGGTTGGGGCCGATGATACCGCCGCAGTAAAGCGAGTAATCGAAAATCGAATCAATGGTCTGGGGGTTGCTGAGGCGATTACCCAGCTCGTTGGGGAAGACCGGATCTTAGTGCAACTGCCTGGGGTGACTGACCCAGAACAGGCAGAACGGGTCTTGGGGGGAACCGCCCAATTGGAATTTCGCCCCCAAAAGCCCGATACCGAGCAAGAATTTCAGGAACGTTTTGGTCTCCGGCGTCAACTGGAAGCAGAACTACAGGTGATCCGGTCCGGTAATAATCCTGAAGTGACCGAGGCACAAATTGCGGAACTAGAAGGGGCGATCGCCGAACTAGATGAACAAATTTTGACCCTCTTTGAACCCGTTAATCTAGTGGGTGAATATGTCACCAATGCTCAACCAGCCCCGACCCAAACCGGAAGCAGTTGGCAAGTCTTTTTGAATTTCAACGCCGAAGGGGGCGACCTCTTTGCTGAAATTACAAAGAGCCTGGCAGGGACAGGGCGCAGTGTCGGGATTTTTCTGGATGATGCCCTCCTCAGTGCCCCCACCGTTGGCCCAGAATATGCCGCCCAGGGGATCGCCGGGGGCAACGTGACGATCACTGGGAATTTTGACTTAGAAACAGCCAGTGATTTGGCCATTCAAATTCGCGGCGGTTCTTTGCCGTTCCCTGTGGCTGTTGTTGAAAACCGCACCGTGGGAGCGACCCTAGGACAAGATTCCATTCGTCGGAGCATCTACGCCGGGATTGCGGGGCTCATTCTTGTCCTCATTTTTGTCGCTGTATACTATCGCCTGCCGGGGGTGATTGCCGACGTTGCTCTAATTATTTACACGCTCCTGACCCTGGCCTGTTATTCTCTCGTGGGGGTGACCCTAACTTTGCCGGGGATTGCCGGTTTTATTTTAAGTATCGGGATGGCCGTCGATGCCAATGTGCTGATCTTTGAGCGCACCCGAGAAGAAATTTACAAAGGCAATACCCTCTATCGATCGGTGGAATCGGGGTTTTTCAATGCCTTCTCCAGTATTTTGGATGGGAATGTCACCACGGTGATTGCTTGTGCCGCTCTCTTTTTCCTTGGCTCCGGTCTGGTAAAAGGTTTTGCCCTCACTTTGGCGATCGGGGTGGGCGTGAGTATGTTCACGGCGATCACCTGTAGCCGGACGCTCATGTTGCTAGCAGTGTTGAGCTTCCCAGGTGTGCGCCAAAACCCCAGTTTATTTGCGCCCAATGCTCCTAAAGCCTCAAATTAAGCTTTTTTGCCCTTTTAGCGTTTGTCTTTGACCCGATGACTTTTAAATTTAGCGTTACCAAACAACGTCTTCTGTGGTGGTCTATCTCGGCGATCGCCATGGTTGCCAGTGTGCTATTTATGGGGATTTCCCTGAACCAAATTCAAGCACCACTGCGGCCTAGTTTAGACTTTGTGGGGGGGACAAAAATCCAAGTGTCCCTTGATTGCACGGTGGCAGGCAATTGCGATGCGCCCCTGGAAACAGCAGCGATTCAAACGGTAGTTGAAGAGCAGGGAGTGAGTGGAAGTAGCGTACAAATTTTAGGGGAAGAACGCACGGCTTTTTCGGTGCGCACGCCCCCACTAGATGTGGATCAACGCACTCGCCTAGTCGCTGCCCTCGAAACTGAAGTGGGCACTTTTGATGCAGGGACAATTCAGATTGATTCGGTGGGGCCAACAATTGGACGAGAATTGTTTATCCAGGGAATGTTAGCCCTGTTGGTCTCATTTTTTGGGATTGTAATTTATTTAAGTATTCGTTTTCAGCTGGACTATGCACTGTTTGCGATCGCCGCGGTGTTTCACGATGCGTTGGTCACAGCAGGGGTCTTTTCATTCCTGGGTTTGGTGGCCGGGGTAGAAGTGGATAGCCTCTTTTTAGTATCCCTATTAACGATTATTGGCTTTTCGGTGAATGATACGGTAGTTATCTATGATCGTGTGCGAGAAAATATCGCGGCCGACACAGATAAAACCATCGCTGAAATCGTTGATATTTCTGTGGTACAAACCTTGGGGCGATCGATTAATACAACCCTAACCACTCTCTTACCCCTGGTGGCGATTTTTCTATTTGGCGGCTCGACCCTCAAATTCTTTGCCCTTGCTCTGATCATCGGGTTTGTTAGTGGTTCTTATTCCAGTATTTTTGTGGCCAGTACCCTCTTGGCTTGGTGGCGCGGTCGCAATGGCCAACCGCCAAAAATGTTTAAAGAAACAATGGATGCGGCGGAACTCTCTTAGGGGGATGATTCTTTACCTGAATATGCGGGTAATGTGCTGCTGGCCAAGATTTTTTTAGGTAATGGACATGGGCGATCGCCGACCGCAAGAGCTTACCACAGACAATTCTCTCAGTCCCTTGGCTCGCAAATTAGCCCGCTTGAATGTGTTGGGACGTTGGCTGTTTGTCGTGATGCTTTGGTTAACCTTGGGAAATTACGGTTTTTGGGCATTACGGGAAGAATTTCCCCTCTGGCAAGAATATTTGACCTGGGCAGTGATCCGGCTCAGTCTTGGTTATCACTATTGGGCCAGTGCCGCGTTGACCCTTTGCGTGGCCTATACCTGTGCAATTTTGGTGTGGCATAGCCAAAAGCTGCTGCGGGGCTGGTCTGATCGGGAATGCTATCGTCTCAATCGCTGGGCTGAACGCTTAGATCAAAATAAACGACACTGGCTATGGCGGGTCTTAAAATATTTTTAGATTCCCTAAAAAATAAGACAGCTGCTAATAACCTGCTACCCCATAGGGTTCTTGATGGTCTATTTCCCGCTCAATTTTTACCCTCGATTAGCCTGTTGCTTGGGGTGGCTAATGGGTAGAGTTGGGGAATTGTGTACAATCTAGCCAAAGTTCAAACCTCTCCTACAATGGAAAAATAACAGTACATCAACAAAAGAAAAGTCTATGGCTACGGAAAAGACAGCAAGCGAAGCGGCTCTATCGGAACGGGAAATTGAAATTGTTGATTTGGTGGCAGAGGGCCTGACGAACCATGAGATTGCAGCTCGCCTTGAAATCAGTAAACGTACTGTTGATAATCACATTAGTAATATTCTGACAAAGACGGCGACGGATAATCGGGTTTCTCTGGTGCGCTGGGCCCTCCAATGGGGTAAGGTTTGTCTTGACAATGTTAATTGCTGTACTCTTCCATCAAATTCTGTCACCCCGAATCAATGATTTGTCGCAGTGGGGCGATCGCCTTGATCGGGATCTTGCTTCTGGGTTGTCAGAGTACAAGTTTCGTGACACCCCCGGCTGATCCTCTGGGGAATAATCTCAACAGCCTCCACAGCGAAAAAAATCCTCGACTTTCTGATGATGGTCGTTTTTTGATTTTTAGTAGCGATCGCCAACGGCAACGACGTATTTTTTTGTATGATCTCGCCCAGCGACGACTGTTATCCTTACCAGGTTTGCACCAACCCAACGTGTTTTATGATCAGCCGGATATTAGCCGCAATGGTCGCTTCATCGTCTACACCTCGGAACAGGAAGGAAAAACGAATATTTATCTCTACGATCGCCAAACTTTCCAGAGCCAAAACCTCACCCGTACTTATCTTGGCCAAGTGCGTAACCCAACAATTAGTGGCGATGGTCGTTGGATTGCCTTTGAAGGCGATCGCACGGGGCAATGGGATATTGAAGTAATTGATCGCGGTGTCCAACCGGATCTCGTCGAAGCAGAATAGCCTCACACCGAATTTGTATTTTATTTAGTGAGTAGCTGACCATCTAAAGAGAGTGCCAATCGCCGCTACTCCCATTCTCCACATCGTTCCTAGACAAGATGCCTCTATACTACTGAAATAGCCTACCTGCCGTTATTTCGTCGCTTTGTCTATGTCTACCCCAGCCGCCATGTCCGTAAAACCGATCGCCACCGTAGTAAAAACCCCTGAACTGTTGGCTCCGGCAGGAAATTGGGACTGTGCGATCGCCGCTGTGGAGAATGGGGCAGATGCGATTTATTTTGGGCTGGATCAGTTCAATGCAAGGATGCGATCGCAGAATTTTACTGAGGCAGATTTGCCGGAGTTGATGGCATATTTGCATCGGCGCGGCATGAAGGGCTATGTGACGTTGAATACGTTGATTTTTACGGCGGAATTGGCGGCGGTGGAACGGTATTTGCGCTCGATTATTGCGGCGGGGGTCGATGCGGCGATCGTGCAAGATGTAGGTTTGTGTCGCCTGATTCGCCAGTTATCGCCCGATTTTCCGATTCATGGTTCCACGCAGATGACGGTGACCAGTGCGGCGGGGGTCGAGTTTGCGCAAAATTTGGGCTGTAATTTGGTGGTGTTGGCGCGGGAATGTTCGATCAAGGAAATTGAAAAAATTCAGCAGGAATTGGGTCAACAAAATATTGCGATGCCGCTGGAAGTGTTTGTGCATGGGGCGTTGTGCGTCGCCTATTCGGGGCAATGTTTGACGAGTGAATCCCTGGGTGGACGGTCTGCAAATCGGGGGGAATGCGCCCAAGCTTGTCGGATGCCCTACGAAATGATTGTTGATGGTAAACCCTTTGATTTAGGCGATCGCCGTTATCTGCTCAGTC
The nucleotide sequence above comes from [Synechococcus] sp. NIES-970. Encoded proteins:
- the secD gene encoding protein-export membrane protein SecD; protein product: MQKQRFIIVAILFLVAIAITILTTLPLQLGLDLRGGAQLTIQVQPNAEGVVVGADDTAAVKRVIENRINGLGVAEAITQLVGEDRILVQLPGVTDPEQAERVLGGTAQLEFRPQKPDTEQEFQERFGLRRQLEAELQVIRSGNNPEVTEAQIAELEGAIAELDEQILTLFEPVNLVGEYVTNAQPAPTQTGSSWQVFLNFNAEGGDLFAEITKSLAGTGRSVGIFLDDALLSAPTVGPEYAAQGIAGGNVTITGNFDLETASDLAIQIRGGSLPFPVAVVENRTVGATLGQDSIRRSIYAGIAGLILVLIFVAVYYRLPGVIADVALIIYTLLTLACYSLVGVTLTLPGIAGFILSIGMAVDANVLIFERTREEIYKGNTLYRSVESGFFNAFSSILDGNVTTVIACAALFFLGSGLVKGFALTLAIGVGVSMFTAITCSRTLMLLAVLSFPGVRQNPSLFAPNAPKASN
- a CDS encoding oxidoreductase, short chain dehydrogenase/reductase family, which gives rise to MEALVIGASRGIGLAFIRQYLGMIHCQRVYGTYRHLSAELKLLQAEYPERLVLLPVDVTQEDQIIQAIATLKGQAQRLDEVIYCVGLLHQQTLQPEKSLRHIHPENLLTYFQINAIGAVLWAKHLAPLLRHGDRAVFAAISAKVGSIEDNRLGGWYGYRASKAALNMFLKNIAIEWKRTMSQAIVVALHPGTTDTELSQPFQKNVPPEKLFTPERTANQLRLVLDRLTDQDSGQFLSWDGTPLPW
- a CDS encoding WD40-like Beta Propeller Repeat protein; the encoded protein is MICRSGAIALIGILLLGCQSTSFVTPPADPLGNNLNSLHSEKNPRLSDDGRFLIFSSDRQRQRRIFLYDLAQRRLLSLPGLHQPNVFYDQPDISRNGRFIVYTSEQEGKTNIYLYDRQTFQSQNLTRTYLGQVRNPTISGDGRWIAFEGDRTGQWDIEVIDRGVQPDLVEAE
- the pdhB gene encoding pyruvate dehydrogenase E1 beta chain; translated protein: MAETLLFNALRQAIDEEMARDETVFVMGEDVGHYGGSYKVTKDLAKKYGDLRVLDTPIAENSFTGMAVGAAMTGLRPIIEGMNMGFLLLAFNQISNNAGMLRYTSGGNFTIPMVIRGPGGVGRQLGAEHSQRLEAYFQAVPGLKIVACSTPYNAKGLLKAAIRDENPVLFFEHVLLYNLKENLPDGEYVLPLDKAELVREGKDVTILTYSRMRHHCTQAIKTLEKQGIDPELIDLISLKPIDMETIAKSVKKTHRVIIVEECMKTAGIAAEVMSLINEQLFDELDAPVLRLSSQDIPTPYNGTLERLTIIQPDNIVEAVQNMLALNV
- a CDS encoding hypothetical protein (conserved hypothetical protein), whose product is MARSILLGLLWFGFVLYAFWGAPPNQPDTLALILALSQGNWDGLNPLVIALFNAMGILPVMYGALLFLDGRGQKLPAWAFAAGSFFLGAFALLPYLALRRDNPTFVGQKNIWLRWQDSRLLGLFCLIALVVLFIYGLGQGDWSDYGAKFANDRFIQVMSLDFCLLSLLFPILLGDDFDRRGLTEKKGWLWAIAFTPPFGAALYLALRPPTLTASGNVTVASMPTADRGN
- a CDS encoding hypothetical protein (conserved hypothetical membrane protein), which codes for MGDRRPQELTTDNSLSPLARKLARLNVLGRWLFVVMLWLTLGNYGFWALREEFPLWQEYLTWAVIRLSLGYHYWASAALTLCVAYTCAILVWHSQKLLRGWSDRECYRLNRWAERLDQNKRHWLWRVLKYF
- the secF gene encoding protein-export membrane protein SecF, producing the protein MTFKFSVTKQRLLWWSISAIAMVASVLFMGISLNQIQAPLRPSLDFVGGTKIQVSLDCTVAGNCDAPLETAAIQTVVEEQGVSGSSVQILGEERTAFSVRTPPLDVDQRTRLVAALETEVGTFDAGTIQIDSVGPTIGRELFIQGMLALLVSFFGIVIYLSIRFQLDYALFAIAAVFHDALVTAGVFSFLGLVAGVEVDSLFLVSLLTIIGFSVNDTVVIYDRVRENIAADTDKTIAEIVDISVVQTLGRSINTTLTTLLPLVAIFLFGGSTLKFFALALIIGFVSGSYSSIFVASTLLAWWRGRNGQPPKMFKETMDAAELS
- the cytM gene encoding cytochrome cM, producing the protein MLTLAIAALGMFGAYNSQASDPYVQQVLSLRGDDLRGSAIFQINCAGCHGVSASGNVGPDLRSVAQRKSDVRLIQQVISGKTPPMPKFQPAPQDMADLLSYLRTL
- a CDS encoding DEAD/DEAH box helicase domain-containing protein; the protein is MTFDTLGLSAALLRAVADENYSAATPIQQQAIPPILQGKDILASAQTGTGKTASFTLPLLQLLSENTARKGQRSPRALILTPTRELAIQVSESVNTYGKYLSLKTVVVFGGVNINRQIKGLEQGADIVVATPGRLLDHVAQKTVDLSRIEILVLDECDRMLDMGFIRDIRKILARIPENRQTLLFSATFSTEIQKLAKTLLKNPVQVEVAPRNTAAEQVEQVVHPVDRDRKRELLSYLIGFNNWRQVLVFTRTKHGANRLAEQLAQDGLKTAAIHGNKSQAARSRALNEFKQGKVRVLVATDVASRGLDIDQLPHVVNFELPNVPEDYVHRIGRTGRAGNEGRAISLVSHDEHPLLKDIEKLLKRKLDKDIIAGYEPNPVTPGESSKTSQGNPRQSRVARNQPGPKNRSSTSRKPRSSTTSKHKRRGPG
- the ompR gene encoding transcriptional regulator protein, LuxR family, which translates into the protein MATEKTASEAALSEREIEIVDLVAEGLTNHEIAARLEISKRTVDNHISNILTKTATDNRVSLVRWALQWGKVCLDNVNCCTLPSNSVTPNQ